Proteins encoded within one genomic window of Felis catus isolate Fca126 chromosome C1, F.catus_Fca126_mat1.0, whole genome shotgun sequence:
- the OBSL1 gene encoding obscurin-like protein 1 isoform X1 — protein MKAGSGDQGSPPCFLRFPRPVRVVSGAEAELKCVVLGEPPPIVVWEKGGQQLAASERLSFPVDGAEHGLLLSGALPTDAGVYVCRARNAAGEAYAAAAVTVLEPLAPEPEPQPAERPLPPPGAGEGAPVFLAGPRSQWVLRGEQVVLTCQVGGLPAPALYWEKDGMALDEVWDSGHFVLEPGRAEGGPGVSLALRILAARLPDSGVYVCHARNAHGHAQAGALLQVHQPPESPPEDPDEAPKPVVEPLKCAPKTFWVNEGKHAKFRCYVMGKPEPEIEWHWEGRPLLSDRRRLMYRDRDGGFVLKVLYCQAKDRGLYVCAARNSAGQTLSAVQLHVKEPRLRFTRPLQDVEGREHGIAVLECKVPNSRIPTAWFREDQRLLPCRKYEQIEEGAVRRLIIHRLKADDDGVYLCEMRGRVRTVANVTVKGPILKRLPRKLDVLEGENAVLLVETQEAGVQGRWSRDGEDLPTICQSSCGHMHALVLPGVTREDAGEVTFSLGNSRTTTLLRVKCVKHSPPGPPVLAEMFKGHKNTVLLTWKPPEPAPETPFIYRLERQEVGSEDWIQCFSIEKAGAVEVPGDCVPSEGDYRFRVCTVSEHGRSPHVVFHGSAHLVPTARLVAGLEDVQVYDGEDAVFSLDLSTIIQGTWFLNGEELESNEPEGQVEPGALRYRIEQKGPQHRLLLQAVRHQHSGALIGFSCPGVQDSAALTIQESPVHILSPQDKESLTFTTSERVVLTCELSRVDFPARWYKDGQEVEEGESLVVKIDGRKHRLILPAAEVRDSGEFECRTEGVSAFFSVTVRDPPVHILDPQEHVFVHAITSECVMLACEVDREDAPVRWYKDGQEVEESDFVVLEKEGPHHRLVLPAAQPPDGGEFQCVAGDERAYFTVTITDVSSWIVYPSGKVYVAAVRLERVVLTCELCRPWAEVRWTKDGEEVVESPALLLQKEDTVRRLVLPAVQLEDSGEYLCEIDDESASFTVTVTEPPVRIIYPRDEVTLIAVSLECVVLMCELSREDAPVRWYKDGLEVEESEALVLESDGPRRRLVLPAAQPEQGGEFVCDAGDDSAFFTVTITAPPERIVHPAARSLDLQFRAPGRVELRCEVAPAGSQVRWYKDGLEVEASDTLQLGAEGPARTLTLPHAQPEDAGEYVCETRDEAVTFNVSLAEPPVQFLAPEAAPAPLCVAPGEPVMLSCELSRASALVFWTHNGKPVQEGEGLELHAEGPRRILCIRAADVAHAGLYTCQSGTAPGAPSLSFTVQVAEPPVRVVAPEAAQTRVRSTPGGDLELVVRLSGPGGPVRWYKDGERLSSQGRVQLEQAGARQVLRVRGARSWDAGEYLCDTPQDSRIFLVRVEEPPLAKLVSELTPLTVHEGDDATFRCEVSPPDADVTWLRNGAVVTPGPQLEMAQNGSSRTLTVRRCQLEDAGTVTARAGGTATSARLHVRETELLFLRRLQDVRAEEGQDVCLEVETGRVGAAGAVRWVRGGEPLPHDSRVSTAQDGHVYRLFIHGVVLADQGTYGCESHHDRTLARLSVRPRQLRVLRPLEDVTVTEGGSATFQLELSQEGVTGEWARGGVRLQPGPKCHMHAESHSHRLVLSGLGLADSGCITFTADSLRCAARLTVREAPVTIVRGPQDLEVTEGDTATLECELSQALADVTWEKDGRPLTPSPRLRLQALGTRRLLQLRRCGPLDAGTYSCAVGTARAGPVRLAVRERTVSVLSELRAVRAREGDGATFECTVSEVETTGSWELGGRPLRPGGRVRIRQEGRKHVLVLSELRPEDAGEVRFQAGPAQSVAQLEVEALPLQMCRRPPREKTVLVGRRAVLEVTVSRSGGHVCWLREGVELCPGDKYELRSHGPTHSLVIHDVRPEDQGTYCCQAGQDSAHTRLLVEARRTEPGQAGALGQLGRRVPVPWAGVGRQGNHRCWGQ, from the exons ATGAAGGCGGGCTCGGGGGATCAGGGGAGCCCCCCGTGCTTCCTGCGCTTCCCGCGGCCCGTGCGGGTGGTAAGTGGCGCCGAGGCCGAGCTCAAGTGCGTGGTCCTGGGGGAGCCGCCGCCCATTGTCGTGTGGGAGAAGGGCGGCCAGCAGCTGGCGGCCTCCGAGCGCCTCAGCTTCCCGGTGGACGGCGCCGAGCACGGCCTGCTGCTGAGCGGCGCGCTGCCCACCGACGCGGGGGTCTACGTGTGCCGCGCCCGCAACGCGGCCGGAGAGGCCTACGCGGCGGCCGCCGTCACCGTGCTGGAGCCGCTGGCCCCTGAGCCCGAGCCCCAGCCCGCCGAGCGCCCGCTGCCTCCTCCCGGGGCCGGGGAGGGCGCCCCGGTGTTCCTGGCGGGGCCCCGGTCCCAGTGGGTGCTGCGGGGGGAGCAGGTGGTGCTGACGTGCCAGGTGGGGGGCCTCCCCGCGCCCGCGCTCTACTGGGAGAAGGACGGGATGGCCCTGGACGAAGTGTGGGACAGCGGCCACTTCGTGCTCGAGCCCGGCCGTGCCGAGGGCGGCCCCGGCGTGAGCCTAGCGCTGCGCATCCTGGCGGCGCGGCTGCCGGACTCCGGCGTCTACGTGTGCCACGCCCGCAACGCGCACGGCCACGCGCAGGCCGGCGCGCTGCTGCAGGTGCATCAGCCCCCCGAGAGCCCGCCCGAGGACCCCGATGAGGCTCCCAAGCCCGTGGTGGAGCCGCTCAAGTGCGCGCCCAAGACCTTCTGGGTGAACGAAGGCAAGCACGCCAAGTTCCGCTGCTACGTGATGGGCAAGCCCGAGCCCGAGATCGAATGGCACTGGGAGGGCCGCCCGCTGCTCTCCGACCGCCGCCGCCTCATGTACCGCGACCGCGACGGCGGCTTCGTGCTCAAGGTGCTCTACTGCCAGGCCAAGGACCGCGGGCTCTACGTGTGCGCAGCGCGCAACTCGGCGGGCCAGACTCTCAGCGCGGTGCAGCTGCATGTCAAAG agCCCCGTCTGCGCTTCACCAGGCCCCTGCAGGATGTGGAGGGCCGGGAGCATGGCATTGCCGTGCTGGAGTGTAAAGTGCCCAACTCCCGCATTCCCACGGCCTGGTTCCGTGAGGACCAGCGGCTGCTGCCCTGCCGCAAGTACGAGCAGATCGAGGAGGGCGCCGTCCGGCGCCTCATCATCCACAGGCTGAAGGCAGACGACGACGGTGTCTACCTGTGCGAGATGCGGGGCCGGGTGCGCACGGTGGCCAATGTGACGGTCAAAG GGCCCATCCTGAAGCGGCTGCCCCGGAAGCTCGACGTCCTGGAGGGAGAGAATGCGGTGCTGCTGGTGGAGACACAGGAAGCTGGGGTCCAGGGGCGCTGGAGCCGCGATGGGGAGGACCTGCCGACCATCTGCCAGAGCAGCTGCGGCCACATGCATGCCCTGGTCCTTCCAGGGGTCACCCGAGAAGATGCCGGCGAGGTCACCTTTAGCCTGGGCAACTCCCGTACCACCACTCTGCTCAGAGTCAAAT GCGTCAAGCACAGCCCCCCGGGACCCCCGGTATTGGCAGAGATGTTCAAGGGCCATAAGAACACAGTCCTGCTGACCTGGAAGCCCCCCGAGCCGGCTCCTGAGACCCCCTTCATCTACCGGCTGGAGCGGCAGGAGGTGGGCTCGGAAGACTGGATCCAGTGCTTCAGCATCGAGAAAGCCGGAGCCGTGGAGGTCCCAGGGGACTGCGTGCCCTCCGAGGGCGACTACCGCTTCCGCGTCTGCACAGTCAGCGAGCACGGCCGCAGTCCCCACGTTGTGTTCCATGGGTCTGCTCACCTCG TGCCCACAGCCCGCCTGGTGGCAGGTCTGGAGGACGTACAGGTATACGACGGGGAAGATGCGGTCTTCTCCCTGGATCTTTCCACCATCATCCAGGGCACCTGGTTCCTTAACGGGGAAGAGCTCGAGAGTAATGAGCCAGAGGGCCAGGTGGAGCCTGGGGCCTTGCGATACCGGATAGAGCAGAAAGGCCCACAGCACAGACTCCTCCTGCAGGCTGTCAGGCACCAGCACAGCGGGGCACTCATTGGCTTCAGCTGCCCTGGTGTGCAGGACTCAGCCGCCCTCACCATCCAAG AGAGCCCGGTGCACATCCTGAGCCCCCAGGACAAGGAGTCGTTGACCTTCACGACCTCGGAGCGGGTGGTGCTGACCTGTGAGCTCTCCCGGGTGGACTTCCCAGCGCGCTGGTACAAGGACGGGCAGGAGGTAGAGGAGGGCGAGTCGCTGGTGGTGAAGATAGATGGGCGCAAACACCGCCTGATCCTGCCGGCCGCCGAGGTCCGAGACAGCGGCGAGTTTGAGTGCAGAACAGAAGGCGTCTCAGCCTTCTTCAGTGTCACCGTCCGAG ACCCCCCGGTGCATATCCTGGACCCCCAGGAGCACGTGTTTGTGCACGCCATAACCTCTGAGTGTGTCATGCTGGCCTGTGAGGTGGACCGAGAGGATGCACCCGTGCGCTGGTACAAGGATgggcaggaggtggaggagagtgACTTTGTGGTGCTGGAGAAGGAGGGGCCCCACCACCGGCTGGTGCTGCCTGCCGCCCAGCCCCCCGACGGGGGCGAGTTTCAGTGCGTCGCTGGAGATGAGCGTGCCTACTTCACCGTCACCATCACAG ATGTCTCCTCGTGGATCGTGTACCCCAGTGGCAAGGTGTATGTGGCGGCCGTGCGCTTGGAGCGTGTGGTGCTGACCTGTGAGCTGTGCCGGCCGTGGGCCGAGGTGCGCTGGACCAAGGACGGTGAAGAGGTGGTGGAGAGCCCCGCACTGCTCTTGCAGAAGGAGGACACCGTCCGCCGCCTCGTGTTGCCTGCCGTCCAGCTGGAGGACTCCGGCGAGTACTTGTGTGAAATCGATGACGAGTCGGCCTCCTTCACCGTCACTGTCACAG AGCCCCCAGTGCGCATCATATACCCCCGAGATGAGGTGACCTTGATCGCCGTGAGCTTGGAGTGTGTGGTGCTGATGTGTGAGCTGTCTCGGGAGGACGCCCCTGTGCGCTGGTACAAGGATGggctggaggtggaggagagCGAGGCCCTGGTGCTGGAGAGCGACGGGCCACGCCGCCGCCTGGTTCTGCCTGCGGCCCAGCCCGAGCAGGGGGGCGAGTTCGTGTGTGACGCCGGAGATGACTCAGCCTTCTTCACTGTCACCATCACAG CCCCACCAGAGAGGATCGTGCACCCGGCAGCTCGCTCCCTGGACCTGCAGTTCAGGGCTCCAGGGCGCGTGGAGCTGCGCTGCGAGGTGGCCCCTGCCGGGTCCCAGGTGCGCTGGTACAAAGATGGGCTGGAGGTGGAAGCATCGGACACACTGCAGCTGGGAGCCGAGGGGCCCGCTCGCACCCTGACCCTGCCCCACGCCCAGCCCGAGGACGCCGGGGAGTATGTGTGCGAGACTCGTGATGAAGCTGTCACCTTCAATGTCAGCCTGGCCG AGCCCCCAGTCCAGTTCCTTGCTCCAGAggcagcccctgccccactctgtgTGGCCCCTGGGGAGCCGGTGATGCTGAGCTGCGAACTGTCCCGGGCTAGTGCCCTGGTCTTCTGGACTCACAATGGGAAGCCGGTGCAGGAGGGCGAGGGCCTGGAGCTCCATGCTGAGGGCCCCCGCCGCATCCTCTGTATCCGGGCCGCAGACGTGGCCCACGCAGGCCTCTACACCTGCCAGTCCGGGACAGCCCCGGGGGCCCCCAGCCTCAGCTTCACTGTCCAAGTGGCTG AGCCCCCCGTGCGGGTGGTGGCCCCCGAGGCAGCCCAGACAAGGGTTCGCAGCACCCCAGGCGGGGACCTAGAGCTGGTGGTGCGCCTCTCCGGGCCCGGGGGCCCTGTGCGCTGGTACAAGGACGGGGAGCGACTGTCGAGCCAGGGGCGGGTGCAGCTGGAGCAGGCCGGGGCAAGGCAGGTGCTGCGGGTGCGGGGGGCACGGAGCTGGGACGCTGGGGAGTACCTGTGCGACACGCCCCAGGACAGCCGCATCTTCCTCGTCCGCGTGGAAG AACCACCACTGGCAAAGCTGGTCTCAGAGCTGACGCCACTCACCGTCCACGAGGGTGACGACGCCACATTCCGGTGTGAAGTCTCGCCGCCAGATGCCGATGTCACCTGGCTCCGCAACGGGGCCGTTGTCACTCCGGGGCCCCAGTTAGAGATGGCCCAGAATGGTTCCAGCCGCACGCTGACGGTGCGACGCTGTCAGCTGGAGGATGCGGGGACCGTGACTGCCCGAGCAGGGGGCACAGCCACAAGTGCCCGGCTCCACGTTCGAG aaaCGGAGCTGCTGTTCCTGCGGCGGCTGCAGGATGTGCGGGCAGAGGAAGGCCAGGACGTGTGCCTCGAAGTAGAGACAGGTCGAGTGGGCGCAGCAGGTGCCGTGCGCTGGGTGCGAGGTGGGGAGCCCTTGCCCCATGACTCGCGCGTGTCCACGGCCCAGGACGGCCACGTCTACCGCCTCTTCATCCACGGCGTCGTCCTGGCTGACCAGGGCACCTACGGCTGTGAGAGCCACCACGATCGCACCCTGGCCAGGCTCAGCGTGAGGC CGAGGCAGCTAAGGGTGCTGCGGCCTCTGGAGGATGTGACCGTCACTGAGGGGGGCAGTGCCACCTTCCAGCTGGAGCTGTCCCAGGAGGGTGTGACCGGGGAGTGGGCCCGAGGTGGAGTCCGGCTGCAGCCGGGGCCCAAGTGCCACATGCATGCAGAGAGCCACAGTCACCGTCTGGTGCTCAGCGGCCTGGGCCTGGCTGACTCGGGCTGCATCACCTTCACGGCGGATTCCCTGCGCTGCGCGGCCAGACTCACTGTGAGAG aggccccagtgACCATTGTGAGGGGGCCGCAGGACCTAGAGGTGACCGAGGGAGACACAGCTACATTGGAGTGCGAGCTTTCCCAGGCCTTGGCTGATGTCACCTGGGAGAAG GACGGGCGCCCGCTCACCCCCAGCCCTCGGCTCAGGCTCCAGGCCCTCGGCACGCGACGCCTTCTCCAGCTGCGGCGCTGCGGCCCCTTGGACGCCGGGACCTACAGCTGTGCAGTGGGGACGGCTCGCGCCGGGCCCGTCCGCCTGGCAGTGCGCG AGCGCACGGTGTCAGTGCTCTCCGAGCTCCGGGCGGTGCGCGCCCGCGAAGGCGACGGCGCCACGTTCGAGTGCACCGTGTCGGAGGTGGAGACCACCGGGAGCTGGGAGCTCGGAGGCCGGCCGCTGAGACCCGGAGGCCGCGTCCGCATCCGACAGGAAG GGAGGAAACATGTTCTGGTGCTGAGCGAGCTGCGCCCGGAGGACGCCGGTGAGGTCCGCTTCCAGGCGGGACCCGCCCAGTCCGTGGCTCAGCTGGAGGTGGAGG CACTGCCTCTCCAGATGTGCCGCCGCCCCCCTCGAGAGAAGACGGTTCTGGTCGGCCGCAGGGCGGTGCTGGAGGTGACTGTGTCCCGCTCGGGGGGCCACGTGTGCTGGTTGCGGGAGGGGGTCGAGCTGTGCCCGGGAGACAAGTATGAGCTGCGCAGCCACGGCCCCACCCACAGCCTGGTCATCCATGACGTGAGACCTGAGGACCAGGGCACCTACTGCTGCCAGGCCGGCCAGGACAGCGCCCACACACGGTTGCTGGTAGAGG CTAGGAGGACCGAACCAGGCCAGGCAGGTGCCCTCGGACAGCTTGGAAGGCGTGTGCCCGTaccctgggcaggggtggggaggcaagGGAACCACAGGTGTTGGGGACAATAA